In Ferribacterium limneticum, a genomic segment contains:
- a CDS encoding helix-turn-helix transcriptional regulator, with translation MRPADRLFQIILLLRNGRVVTAATLAETLEVSERTIYRDIADLVKSGAPIDGEAGVGYRLRRGYQVPPLMFTGDELEALVVGAKLVRAWGDSALGKAAEQAMARIEAVLPRALEARVNASSRRFLALDCLQPAPLREPMALLRSGMESGRKVTVSYRRADGEISQRTLWPLGLVFWGHCWTLGAWCELRQGFRTFRVDRIQAAELIEATFDDRYGHLWRDYLATARGEGEA, from the coding sequence ATGCGCCCGGCCGACCGACTGTTCCAGATCATCCTGCTCCTTCGCAATGGGCGCGTCGTTACCGCCGCCACCTTGGCCGAAACGCTGGAGGTTTCCGAACGGACCATCTACCGCGATATCGCCGATCTAGTGAAATCCGGCGCGCCGATTGATGGCGAGGCGGGCGTCGGTTATCGCCTGCGCCGTGGTTACCAGGTGCCGCCGCTGATGTTTACCGGCGATGAACTGGAGGCGCTGGTCGTCGGCGCCAAGCTGGTTCGGGCCTGGGGGGATTCTGCCCTGGGCAAGGCGGCGGAACAGGCGATGGCACGTATCGAGGCGGTTTTGCCGCGGGCGCTGGAAGCTCGCGTCAATGCCTCAAGCCGGCGTTTTCTGGCGCTCGATTGCCTGCAGCCGGCGCCCTTGCGCGAGCCGATGGCCTTGTTGCGGTCCGGCATGGAAAGCGGCCGCAAGGTGACGGTGAGTTACCGGCGGGCCGACGGCGAAATTTCGCAACGCACGTTATGGCCGCTCGGCCTGGTTTTCTGGGGGCATTGCTGGACGCTTGGCGCCTGGTGCGAGTTGCGCCAGGGCTTTCGAACTTTCCGGGTTGATCGCATCCAGGCGGCCGAGCTGATCGAGGCAACTTTCGACGACCGTTACGGCCATCTCTGGCGCGACTACCTGGCCACGGCGCGCGGCGAGGGTGAAGCCTAG
- a CDS encoding VOC family protein, which yields MQRINGIPPLNISGEKIMDNPLRWFEIATTNLDRAVAFYQNILAIELRRDTCGGIAMAIFPYAEPYPSGALVAMPQLQPRDNGTLIYLDGGADLNVVLARIPPAGGQVVMGKTDLGNNIGHIALFIDCEGNRVGLYSKD from the coding sequence ATGCAGCGCATCAACGGCATCCCGCCGCTGAACATTTCCGGAGAAAAAATCATGGACAATCCGTTGCGCTGGTTCGAAATCGCCACCACCAACCTCGATCGGGCCGTCGCCTTTTACCAGAACATCCTCGCCATCGAACTGCGCCGCGATACCTGCGGTGGTATCGCCATGGCCATCTTCCCCTACGCCGAGCCCTACCCGAGCGGCGCCCTAGTCGCCATGCCGCAGCTGCAGCCGCGCGACAACGGCACGCTGATCTACCTCGACGGCGGCGCCGACCTCAATGTCGTGCTGGCGCGTATTCCGCCCGCCGGCGGCCAGGTCGTCATGGGCAAGACCGATCTCGGCAATAACATCGGCCACATCGCCCTGTTCATTGACTGCGAAGGCAACCGGGTCGGCCTCTACTCGAAGGACTGA